TTCCCCAACGAGTAGCTTACTTGTAACTGTATATAACGAGGCATAAGGCGTTGATTTTCAATTGTATAACTGAAATCCGTGAGGTTTATCTCTCTGAACTGCGAATTATTGAGCAGGTTATGAATTTTTATCCCTACACAAAAGTGATTTTTTTGGTATTCTGCAAACGCACTAGCAAAATAAGGTGCTTGGAGTTTCTGCCCGCGTATAATAAGGTACTCGTTAGAAATACCAGCCCTGAACTTTTGAAACAGACTACAGCTTAAATCTAAAAACAAGTGTGTAGTCTGATTGTACTGCCGAGTATTTGTACCTGACTGACCAACCGCTACGGAATAACTGTGCCGCTGCTGCAATTCTGCATAATAATTAAGTAACTTAAATCCAGATCCCATGCTTATAGCATAATTGTGAGAATACGTCGTGTTCACTCTCTCCACACCATTGACAAGATTAAAATACCTGAGTTGATTAAAACTATACTTTTCCCGTAGAGCTGATGTAATCTGTTTTATGTATTGGGACACATTAGTATTGAATATGAGCATAGTGTTGGATTTTTCTTTACCAACAAAAGCAATTTGGTTTTGAGTAGCTACGGTATTATCTAACAAATTCCGATACAATACAGGGCGCTGAATGATACTATACAAAAGCATAGTATTCCATTTGAATTTGCCTTGCCCGGGCGTAAAAAAATTCGTAAAACTGAATTTGTGAATAGGTGAAAGGTTAAACCGCCCTAATCCTATGGAAGCATTTTGAAAATTCCGCAAAATATAGCCGCCAAATACTTGGTCAAAAGGGCTAATTTCTAACTTTCTTTCATAACTGAACGAAGTCATCAAAGGTTTTTTGTTGTAGCTGGCACTAACTTGGGGCAGGGTATAAGGCATTCGTACTTCTTTTGTTTGATAAATAAAATTGAGATGACCTGTTTCGGTGGTCAGAGAGAATGCATAATTTTGTTGTTGGTATTTGTGCTGCATATAAACGTATATGCGTTGCGAAAGCAGCTTTCCTACTTGATTGAGAGTGCTTGTACCTGTGAAAAAAGTACTATAATCGGTAAATAAAAAGCTTTGAATGTGCTGTTGCTGCTGTTCTGCACCAATGTTTGCGGTGAAGTAGTATTTTCTATAATTTGTGTTGTAAATAACGTTCAATTTGGCGTTTTGGTAAGGCTGTCGTATGGTCTGATAGATATTAGCATAACCGGTATCCTGCAATACAGTAAAAAACTGATTGCGGTTAAGGTAATAGTACTGCACAAAATCAAAATCGGTTTGGAATAGTGCCAAAACACGTATAGCCTGTTTTTTAGTAATTTGGTAAGTGTATTCTACGTTCTGAAAAACCGTTTTTTTGAAAGTGCGCAATTGCTGAAAATAAGGTTGTTCATTGAAAACAATCTGCTCAAAATGGAACTTCTGACTGTAATTGAAACCACTAATCCAACGGATGAGGTGTTTAGATTTAAGCTTGGATAGGTAGGTATGAATATCTGTATACAACGGTTTGTAGGCAAGCGCGTAGCGTTCTGTATTTTTGACAGTATCTGAATTAGGTAAAATAAAGCCCTGCGTATACGCCTGAAACATTTGGTTTTTTCCTGTCGTGAAAGATGTTGTAGCTTTCAATTCCCATTTTCTGGGTAGTTTGAGCAGAAAAGCCTGCTCTGCATTGTAGTGCTGGTTAAAATTGGTAATCGGTGTATTGAAATCCGAGATAGAACTGTAAGTAGATAAATTGAGCAGGGCAGGTGTTTGAGGTATACCTTGACTAGTATTGTCAAGCAACTGTATGTTACTACTTGAAAAAAAGAAATCAGCGGTTTTGCTGATGTCAATGTCGGTAATGTCCCCTGTGTTATTAGTACGACCAGAAAGAATAGTTTTTGAATTTTTTTCGGAAAAGCATCTGTTCTGCTTTGGCAGTATAGCGAGGTTGGTAGTTGGCATCTACCCCTAGCGAAAGTGTGTAATCCCCTATCCATACATTACGAGATTTGGCATTGAGTTTAAGGTTAAGGATTTTCTCATCAGTACTTTCTATTTTAGCAAGTAGCGGATTATCTGAATATTTGTCTATAATCTGAATAGTATCTACGGCTTGGGCGGGCAATACTTTTGTAATTTTCTGATAGTTGCTTCCTTTGATATCATCACCATCAATCAGTATGCGAGAAATAGGCTTGCCATTATGCGTGATTTTTCCTTTTTGGTCTATTTCTACACCTGGTATTTTCTTAATCACATCCTCAATATTTTTTATCGCCTGCCTGAATAAGGTCTTTTAGCCTGTATTCTAATGTATCCTTTTCTGCTTGAGGTTTATTTTCAATAACTATTGTTTCTTTGAGGTTAATACTTGTAGAAATAAGTGTAACATCAAAATACTGTGTGGTTTTAGTGGTATCTATGTAATATGAGCGGGTCTTATAGCCTAGCAAAGCTATATCCAAAGTTAAATTCGGCTTTTTAGGGGCTGCTATTTCGAAATATCCTTTGTTGTTTGTTTCTCCGAACTGTAAAATCAATCCCTGCGGATGCTGTTTAATGGTAAGAATTGCCCCTGCTATCGGTTCTCGAGTAAGACTGTCTTTTACAGAACCTTTAAGCAGAATATCCTGCGCTTCGGTCTTAAGCGCAGTCAAAAATGCAGTATAAAGCGTGAAATAAAATAAAAATGTATTTTTCATGTTAAGTTAGAAAGTCAGTACTCAAATTCTAGTTCAATCGGCGGTTCAATACTTTTCCATACTTGACACCAGAATGTATCCTCCTCCTATTGCGTTATTTTCGTTCATTTTTTGGCATTTTTAGGTTGTGAAGGTTTGCTTTCAAAAGTGTTGCAAATCTCTTAAAAAAACACGAGTCAAGTTTTTAGAGAAAAATATTTTTATTATATGTGCTTGAAAAACAGTTTTTTATATTGTTGTTTTTTATTTTGGGCGTGTCCTTGTGGGCGTTTCGCTGCGCTCATGCCCACAAGGTCGGCGTGCTACGGGCTACGCTAACGCTACGGTACTTCGCTACGCACCGTGCTGACGCACGCCCTTCGCATGCCTCACGCAAAGGATCTCTGAAAAAGCCATTTCTTTGTTTCTTATGCCAAGTTTTAGCTTGTAAGTGGTTGTACTTCAATCTTAAACAAGGTAAAGACATAATTGCTTAGGTCATCTGCGTGAGGGGCATGAAGCATGCCCGCAAGGGCAGTGCGTAGCGTTAGCGAAGCACCGAAGCGAAGCGCAGTGCGGAATGCCCCGACCCTTGCGTCAGCAAGGGGCACGCCCAAAAAATAAATCTAACTACTAAATCTCACAAGGTTTTGAAAAAGCACTAAAATGGATAGGTTGTTTCTACTTTTGTTCAAATTTCTTATATGTCCAAAGTTATTTGGTGAGAAAAAGATTCTATTCGCTTTTGAGCAAGCTTGATATACTGTGATTCTATCTCATATCCGACAAAACGGCGTTTATTTTTTAGGGCAGCAATTGCCGTAGTACCGCTACCCATGAAAGGGTCAAGGATTACGTCATTTTCAAAAGAAAACAGTTGTATCAAGCGATGAGGAAGCTCTTCGGGAAAGGGCGCAGGATGTCCAACTTTTTTAGCGCTTTCGGGGTTAAATGTCCAAACAGACTTAGTCCAATCCATGAAGTTCTCTTTTGAGATTGTACTTTTTTTACCTTTACTTTCACGGCTAAAATCGCCTTTACAAAAAATCAAGATATATTCGTGAGTATCACGTAGAACAGGATTAGATGCAGATAGCCAACTTCCCCACGCCATAGAAACTCCTGCTCCTGCACCTTTGTGCCAAATAATCTCTCCTCGCATATTGTAGCCTATTTTTGTCATCATTTGAGAAATATAATCCGATAAGGGAATATAGGGCTTTCTGCCTAAATTTGCTACATTGATGCAAGCACGCCCCCCATTGACCAATACTCGGTATGTTTCTTTGAATACATTTTCAAGC
This window of the Bacteroidia bacterium genome carries:
- a CDS encoding carboxypeptidase-like regulatory domain-containing protein — translated: MTALKTEAQDILLKGSVKDSLTREPIAGAILTIKQHPQGLILQFGETNNKGYFEIAAPKKPNLTLDIALLGYKTRSYYIDTTKTTQYFDVTLISTSINLKETIVIENKPQAEKDTLEYRLKDLIQAGDKKY
- a CDS encoding site-specific DNA-methyltransferase; amino-acid sequence: MTKKRQKSGTKTSAFGTNHRINHDAEIFYSSNLYAEIEIKPAPSTIENEVPLEYQNKIIQHTAENMYHLPDNCIHLMITSPPYNVTKTYDKNLLFSQYLSLLENVFKETYRVLVNGGRACINVANLGRKPYIPLSDYISQMMTKIGYNMRGEIIWHKGAGAGVSMAWGSWLSASNPVLRDTHEYILIFCKGDFSRESKGKKSTISKENFMDWTKSVWTFNPESAKKVGHPAPFPEELPHRLIQLFSFENDVILDPFMGSGTTAIAALKNKRRFVGYEIESQYIKLAQKRIESFSHQITLDI